The following coding sequences are from one Candidatus Hydrogenedentota bacterium window:
- a CDS encoding biopolymer transporter ExbD: MRFGQNVPEQPDAIQLAPLIDIVFLILIFFMVTSVYGALESEVDITLPTADSAVQSERNRGEIFINLRADGAIVVNNQEQTIPELQELLHQVAELFPGGAVIIRGDQSAVLGRAIEVLDCCRKADIQNVSFAAIETPGPPSSAGAPDGAG; this comes from the coding sequence ATGAGATTCGGCCAGAACGTCCCCGAACAGCCCGACGCCATTCAGCTCGCGCCCCTGATCGATATCGTATTCCTCATTCTGATCTTCTTCATGGTCACTTCGGTCTACGGCGCCCTGGAGAGCGAAGTCGACATCACCCTGCCCACCGCCGACTCGGCCGTGCAATCGGAACGCAATCGCGGGGAAATCTTCATCAATCTCCGTGCGGATGGCGCGATCGTCGTCAACAACCAGGAGCAGACCATCCCGGAACTTCAGGAGTTGCTCCACCAGGTGGCCGAACTCTTTCCCGGTGGCGCCGTGATCATCCGGGGCGACCAGTCCGCCGTACTCGGCCGCGCCATCGAAGTGCTCGATTGCTGCCGCAAAGCGGACATACAGAACGTGTCCTTCGCGGCGATCGAAACGCCGGGTCCTCCCTCGTCCGCGGGTGCGCCGGACGGAGCGGGCTGA
- the sufB gene encoding Fe-S cluster assembly protein SufB has protein sequence MASPTGKLETAEYTGTRVEQSNKRAAEAAQREYKYGWTSDIESETIPVGLNEDVIRLISAKKNEPDWMLEWRLKSYQAWLRFDEEPSWAKVKYAKPDFQAISYYSAPKEKKKLNSLDEVDPEILATFDKLGIPLQEQKRLSGVAVDAVFDSVSVVTTHKDILAKRGIIFCSISEALRDHPELVKKYIGSVVPQSDNFYAALNSAVFSDGSFVYIPKNTKCPMDLSTYFRINQENTGQFERTLIIADEGSTVNYLEGCTAPQRDENQLHAAVVEIVALPGATVRYSTVQNWFAGDAEGKGGIYNFVTKRGRCEDNARISWTQVETGSAITWKYPSCILKGDNSVGEFYSVALTNNFQQADTGTKMIHLGKNTKSTIISKTISAGKSDNSYRGLVQVMPKAVNSRSYTQCDSLLIGNECGAHTFPYISVRNKSASVEHEASTSKISEDQLFYCQSRGIGPEDAISMVVNGFCKEVFDHLPMEFAVEASNLLSLSLEGSVG, from the coding sequence ATGGCTTCCCCTACCGGAAAGCTTGAAACCGCCGAATACACCGGCACGCGCGTGGAGCAGAGCAACAAACGCGCGGCAGAGGCCGCCCAGCGCGAGTATAAGTACGGCTGGACCTCCGACATTGAATCCGAGACGATCCCCGTCGGCTTGAACGAGGACGTAATCCGTCTTATATCGGCGAAGAAAAATGAGCCCGACTGGATGCTGGAATGGCGCTTGAAGTCCTACCAGGCGTGGCTGCGCTTTGATGAAGAGCCCTCCTGGGCCAAGGTGAAGTACGCCAAGCCCGATTTCCAGGCCATCAGCTACTATTCGGCGCCGAAGGAGAAGAAGAAACTCAACAGCCTTGACGAGGTTGACCCCGAGATTCTGGCGACCTTCGACAAGCTGGGGATCCCCCTGCAGGAACAGAAGCGCCTGAGCGGCGTGGCCGTGGACGCGGTTTTCGACAGTGTGTCCGTCGTAACGACCCATAAAGACATCCTGGCGAAGCGCGGCATCATCTTTTGCAGCATTTCCGAAGCCCTGCGTGATCACCCCGAACTGGTGAAGAAATACATTGGCTCCGTGGTGCCCCAGAGCGACAATTTCTACGCGGCGCTGAACTCCGCTGTCTTCAGCGATGGATCTTTCGTCTATATCCCGAAGAACACCAAGTGCCCGATGGACTTGTCCACTTATTTCCGGATCAACCAGGAAAACACGGGCCAGTTCGAGCGCACGCTCATCATTGCGGACGAAGGCAGCACGGTGAACTACCTCGAAGGCTGCACGGCGCCCCAGCGCGACGAGAATCAGCTTCACGCCGCCGTGGTGGAGATCGTGGCGCTGCCCGGCGCGACCGTCCGTTATTCTACGGTGCAGAACTGGTTCGCCGGCGACGCCGAGGGCAAAGGCGGCATCTACAACTTTGTGACCAAGCGCGGCCGTTGCGAAGACAACGCGCGCATTTCCTGGACCCAGGTGGAGACGGGCTCCGCCATCACCTGGAAATACCCGAGCTGCATCCTGAAGGGCGACAACTCCGTCGGCGAATTCTACTCCGTGGCGCTGACCAACAACTTTCAGCAGGCCGACACGGGCACGAAGATGATTCACCTCGGCAAGAACACGAAGAGCACCATCATCTCCAAAACCATTTCCGCGGGCAAGAGCGACAACAGCTATCGCGGGCTGGTGCAGGTGATGCCGAAGGCGGTCAACAGCCGCAGTTATACCCAGTGCGACTCGCTGCTGATCGGTAATGAGTGCGGCGCCCACACCTTCCCTTACATCAGCGTGCGGAACAAGTCCGCCTCCGTGGAGCACGAAGCTTCCACATCCAAGATCAGTGAAGACCAATTGTTTTATTGTCAATCCCGGGGTATCGGCCCGGAAGACGCCATCTCCATGGTGGTCAATGGATTCTGCAAGGAGGTCTTCGACCACCTGCCGATGGAATTTGCCGTGGAAGCGTCGAACCTGCTGAGCCTGAGCCTCGAAGGGAGTGTTGGATAA
- the sufC gene encoding Fe-S cluster assembly ATPase SufC produces the protein MLEVKNLKASVDGKEILKGIDITVNPGEVHAIMGPNGSGKSTFAQILAGHEAYEVDEESSVNFLGQDLLEMPAEERARLGMFLAFQYPVEIPGITNSYFLRAAVNEIRVSRGLEELDAMDFAALLKEKMELINVDPSFAERFVNFGFSGGEKKRNEILQLAIMEPRLAILDETDSGLDIDALRIVSEGVNKLRTPTRSFIVVTHYQRLLDHIVPDFVHVLYKGRIVKSGGKELALDLEEKGYDWLREEEEAAV, from the coding sequence ATGCTTGAAGTAAAGAATCTGAAAGCGTCTGTTGACGGAAAAGAAATCCTCAAGGGCATCGACATCACCGTTAATCCCGGTGAAGTGCACGCCATCATGGGACCCAACGGCTCGGGCAAGAGCACCTTTGCCCAGATTCTCGCGGGCCATGAAGCCTATGAAGTGGATGAAGAAAGCAGCGTGAACTTCCTGGGCCAGGACCTGCTGGAGATGCCGGCCGAAGAGCGCGCGCGCCTGGGCATGTTCCTCGCCTTTCAGTATCCCGTGGAAATCCCCGGCATCACGAACAGCTATTTCCTGCGCGCGGCCGTGAACGAAATCCGCGTCAGCCGCGGCCTCGAAGAGCTTGACGCGATGGATTTCGCGGCCCTGCTCAAGGAAAAGATGGAGTTGATCAACGTCGACCCCAGCTTCGCGGAACGCTTTGTGAACTTCGGCTTCTCCGGCGGCGAAAAGAAGCGCAACGAGATTCTCCAGCTCGCCATCATGGAGCCGCGCCTGGCGATTCTGGACGAAACGGACTCCGGCCTGGACATCGACGCGCTTCGAATCGTTTCCGAGGGCGTGAACAAGCTGCGCACGCCCACGCGCTCCTTCATCGTGGTCACCCACTACCAGCGCCTGCTCGATCATATCGTTCCCGACTTCGTGCACGTGCTCTATAAGGGCCGCATTGTGAAATCCGGCGGCAAGGAGCTCGCGCTGGATCTGGAAGAAAAGGGCTACGACTGGCTTCGCGAAGAAGAAGAGGCCGCGGTCTAA
- a CDS encoding tetratricopeptide repeat protein, with amino-acid sequence MGRRIVSALVFCGLMVCSAPRYAQEANDPLQSKLDFANGLFVRGFFSEAAEEYEAYLKALDGKAAPPEVWYRLGESAYAAGDHARALEAFDALQALPGDSPFKERARLSRGEVYYFMKDYTRAIEALGPLAMDGQDEPRGRAQYFLGKAFFDGGKVAEAIAQFNQLIEDLPGHVMAPYAEFQLAYAYTAQKDFENAAIHYSAVAGSKADETLRMESRYRAAQTYDQIGWYSAALGAYEQLQKDFPDSPFRERAEVGHIWALYHEGKCPDALTLIKQHLERFPESKHRVELDYVRANCLQREGENDRAMEAFTKIREEFPDTDFAGRALYKMAWIQFQKGDTARAQTLVTQFLQDYKNSDLSGEGAFLLGTILVVQGNLEAAHQEFRLVAEQYPQSEFGAEALFKSAECLEQLAMSGEAAQTYEQFAAQFPEHPLLGQALLRAGDARFASGAFDVAAGHYARILEGTPQPLVEEQALYRLALTKNNLKDFDGGIATFATLLEKYPQTAHREEALFRVAEHTLKVAKEAVKAVELYQALIDAAPEGPYAGKALLGMALARYEHKDYDEAADLFLKIMEEREGAGLNEETYNWTGQWFFDNKKWKEAARAFEALLKAVPAYPYADQVRLKIAECSEQAGDQEKALEQYQAVAEGSTTTAISTEARWHMAKIYEAKGELEKAFEWYEAAANSNSGDIAARARFQLGALHEKQEDWEKAARSFMGVAILFLHEEMSPEALWRAGQCYEKAGQAEKARKAYAELVEDFPESAFTQKAGEALKALGSA; translated from the coding sequence ATGGGCCGCCGGATTGTATCCGCCCTGGTGTTCTGCGGGCTGATGGTGTGCAGCGCGCCGCGCTACGCTCAGGAAGCGAACGATCCCCTCCAGTCGAAGCTCGATTTTGCCAATGGACTTTTCGTCCGCGGCTTCTTCAGCGAGGCCGCCGAGGAGTACGAGGCTTACCTCAAAGCGCTTGACGGGAAAGCCGCGCCCCCGGAAGTCTGGTATCGCCTCGGCGAATCGGCCTACGCCGCCGGCGACCATGCTCGGGCCTTGGAGGCCTTCGACGCCCTGCAGGCCCTGCCCGGCGATTCCCCATTCAAGGAACGGGCCCGCCTCAGTCGGGGTGAGGTCTACTATTTCATGAAGGACTACACCCGCGCCATTGAGGCCCTCGGACCCCTCGCCATGGACGGCCAGGACGAGCCCCGCGGCCGCGCCCAGTATTTTCTAGGCAAAGCGTTTTTTGACGGCGGCAAAGTCGCGGAAGCCATCGCCCAGTTCAACCAGTTGATCGAGGACCTTCCCGGGCATGTCATGGCGCCCTACGCCGAGTTTCAATTGGCCTATGCCTACACGGCCCAGAAGGACTTCGAGAACGCCGCCATCCACTACTCCGCCGTCGCGGGCTCGAAGGCCGATGAAACCCTGCGCATGGAAAGCCGCTATCGCGCCGCCCAGACCTACGATCAAATCGGGTGGTACAGCGCCGCCCTCGGGGCCTATGAGCAACTTCAGAAAGACTTCCCCGATTCGCCCTTCAGGGAGCGGGCGGAGGTGGGCCACATCTGGGCACTCTACCACGAGGGCAAATGTCCCGATGCCCTGACCCTGATCAAGCAGCACCTGGAGCGCTTTCCCGAGTCGAAGCACAGGGTGGAACTGGATTACGTGCGCGCCAACTGCCTCCAGCGCGAGGGCGAGAACGACCGCGCCATGGAAGCCTTCACGAAAATACGGGAGGAATTCCCCGACACCGACTTCGCGGGCCGCGCCCTCTACAAGATGGCCTGGATCCAGTTTCAGAAGGGGGACACCGCCCGCGCCCAGACGCTGGTCACGCAGTTTCTCCAGGACTACAAGAATTCCGACCTCAGCGGCGAGGGCGCCTTTCTGCTGGGCACCATTCTGGTGGTCCAGGGCAATCTTGAGGCGGCCCACCAGGAGTTTCGCCTCGTGGCCGAGCAATATCCCCAGAGCGAGTTTGGCGCCGAAGCCCTCTTCAAGTCGGCCGAGTGCCTGGAGCAGCTTGCCATGTCCGGCGAAGCGGCCCAGACCTACGAACAGTTCGCCGCCCAGTTTCCTGAGCACCCGCTGCTGGGCCAGGCCCTGCTTCGCGCGGGCGACGCCCGCTTCGCATCGGGCGCTTTCGATGTGGCCGCCGGCCACTATGCCCGTATCCTCGAAGGTACGCCCCAGCCCCTGGTCGAAGAACAGGCCCTTTATCGCCTCGCGCTTACCAAAAACAATCTGAAAGACTTCGACGGCGGTATCGCCACCTTCGCCACCCTCCTCGAGAAGTATCCCCAGACCGCGCACCGTGAAGAGGCCCTTTTTCGCGTGGCGGAGCATACCCTGAAAGTGGCGAAAGAAGCCGTGAAGGCCGTGGAACTCTACCAGGCCCTTATCGACGCCGCACCCGAAGGACCCTACGCGGGCAAGGCCCTCCTCGGCATGGCCCTGGCCCGCTACGAGCACAAGGACTACGACGAGGCCGCCGATCTCTTCCTGAAAATCATGGAGGAGCGTGAAGGCGCGGGCCTCAATGAAGAGACCTACAACTGGACCGGCCAGTGGTTCTTCGACAACAAGAAATGGAAAGAGGCCGCCCGGGCCTTCGAAGCGCTGTTGAAAGCGGTGCCCGCCTATCCCTATGCCGATCAGGTGCGGCTGAAGATCGCCGAGTGCAGCGAACAGGCTGGCGATCAGGAGAAGGCGCTGGAACAATACCAGGCCGTCGCGGAAGGCTCCACCACCACCGCGATCTCCACCGAGGCGCGCTGGCACATGGCCAAGATCTACGAGGCGAAAGGCGAGCTGGAAAAAGCCTTTGAATGGTACGAGGCCGCCGCCAACTCCAACAGCGGCGATATCGCGGCGCGCGCACGATTCCAACTCGGCGCGCTCCACGAGAAGCAGGAAGACTGGGAGAAGGCCGCCCGCAGTTTCATGGGCGTCGCCATCCTGTTTCTGCACGAGGAGATGTCGCCCGAGGCGCTGTGGCGCGCGGGCCAGTGCTATGAGAAGGCGGGCCAGGCGGAGAAAGCGCGCAAGGCCTATGCGGAACTCGTGGAGGACTTTCCCGAGAGCGCCTTTACGCAGAAAGCCGGGGAGGCCCTCAAGGCCCTCGGGAGCGCGTGA
- the nadA gene encoding quinolinate synthase NadA, with protein sequence MTNANALEYSTSLDELRQQLHAKLHMVMPEFEIDLKAEIAHQINLLKKEMNAVILGHNYMEPALYHSVPDFVGDSLQLSAISAKTDADIIMFCGVWFMGETAKVLNPGKTVLVPSNKAGCSLASGIKASDVRALKLKYPGAPVVSYVNTYADVKAESDYCCTSGNAGQVLKHLLALGHKRVIFLPDEYLARNSAAEVGMAYAPALNDALVAQIDADTPAVLGWDVRCEVHELFTIQDVENIRRQFPQAVILAHPECSPEVIAKADIAGSTKVMVDYVEKVDAPQYALLTECSMGDNMAGQFPHREMIRSCNLRCKHMNQISLEDTLEALQKIQYKVELDDAIIEAARKPIDRMLEIR encoded by the coding sequence ATGACCAACGCGAACGCCCTTGAATACAGCACATCGCTCGACGAGCTCCGCCAGCAGCTTCATGCAAAGCTGCACATGGTCATGCCCGAATTCGAGATCGACCTCAAGGCCGAAATCGCCCACCAGATCAATCTCCTCAAGAAAGAGATGAACGCGGTTATCCTCGGGCACAATTACATGGAGCCCGCCCTCTATCACTCCGTGCCGGATTTCGTGGGCGATTCCCTCCAGCTTTCGGCCATCTCCGCGAAAACCGATGCCGATATTATCATGTTCTGCGGGGTTTGGTTCATGGGTGAGACCGCCAAAGTGCTGAACCCCGGCAAGACCGTGCTCGTGCCCTCCAACAAGGCCGGCTGCTCCCTGGCCTCCGGCATTAAAGCCAGCGACGTTCGCGCGCTCAAGCTTAAGTACCCCGGCGCGCCCGTCGTGAGCTATGTCAATACTTACGCAGACGTGAAGGCCGAGTCGGACTATTGCTGCACCTCCGGCAACGCCGGCCAGGTGCTCAAGCACCTGCTGGCGCTGGGCCACAAGCGCGTCATCTTCCTGCCCGACGAATACCTCGCGCGCAACTCGGCGGCCGAAGTCGGCATGGCCTATGCCCCGGCGCTCAACGACGCATTGGTCGCCCAGATCGACGCCGATACGCCCGCCGTCCTCGGTTGGGATGTGCGCTGCGAAGTCCACGAGCTCTTCACCATCCAGGATGTGGAAAACATCCGCCGCCAGTTTCCCCAGGCGGTCATCCTCGCCCACCCCGAGTGCAGTCCCGAAGTCATCGCCAAGGCGGATATTGCGGGCAGCACCAAAGTCATGGTGGACTACGTCGAGAAAGTCGACGCCCCCCAATACGCCCTCCTCACCGAGTGCAGCATGGGCGACAACATGGCCGGCCAGTTCCCCCACCGCGAAATGATTCGGAGTTGCAACCTCCGCTGCAAGCACATGAACCAGATCAGCCTCGAAGACACCTTGGAAGCCCTCCAGAAGATCCAGTACAAGGTGGAGCTCGACGACGCCATCATCGAAGCGGCCCGGAAGCCCATCGATCGAATGCTGGAGATTCGGTAG
- a CDS encoding cysteine desulfurase encodes MDIERIRADFPILGLVQRGRPLVYLDNAATSQTPRSVVESISDYYYTKNANVHRGVHHLSQVATDAYEQARKKIAKFIGSHVSCEIVFTRGTTEAINIVAQTYGRKHIGQGDEILITHMEHHSNIVPWQMLCQETGAVLKVVPINDAGELIMEEFDALLNERTKLVSVVHVSNALGTINPIEEIIAKAHAIGVPVLLDGAQSTPHMAIDVSKLDVDFFACSAHKMYGPTGMGVLYAKAKHLESMPPWQGGGDMILSVTFEKTTYNHLPYKFEAGTPHIEGVIAMGAAVDYINGIGIDKIAEYEAALLDYGTQALAQVDGVHIIGTAARKAGVLSFTMDCAHPHDIGQILDDNAVAIRAGHHCAQPVMQRYGVAATARASFAVYNTREEIDALVNALNEVKKVFG; translated from the coding sequence ATAGATATCGAGCGGATCCGCGCCGACTTCCCGATTCTCGGGCTCGTGCAGCGGGGCAGGCCCCTCGTGTATCTGGACAACGCGGCAACCTCGCAGACGCCGCGTTCGGTGGTGGAGTCGATTTCGGACTACTACTACACGAAGAACGCCAATGTGCATCGGGGCGTACACCACCTGAGTCAGGTGGCCACGGACGCCTACGAGCAGGCGCGCAAGAAAATCGCGAAGTTCATCGGCAGCCATGTTTCCTGCGAGATTGTGTTTACCCGCGGCACGACGGAAGCCATCAACATCGTGGCCCAGACCTATGGCCGAAAGCACATCGGCCAGGGCGATGAGATCCTCATCACCCATATGGAGCACCACTCCAACATCGTGCCGTGGCAGATGCTCTGCCAGGAGACGGGCGCGGTGCTCAAAGTCGTTCCGATAAACGATGCGGGCGAGCTGATCATGGAAGAGTTCGACGCGCTGTTGAATGAGCGCACGAAGCTCGTTTCCGTGGTGCACGTTTCCAACGCGCTCGGCACCATCAATCCCATCGAGGAAATCATCGCGAAAGCCCACGCGATTGGCGTCCCGGTGCTCCTCGACGGCGCCCAGAGCACTCCCCATATGGCCATCGACGTTTCGAAACTGGACGTGGACTTCTTCGCCTGCTCCGCCCACAAGATGTATGGCCCCACGGGCATGGGCGTTCTTTACGCCAAGGCGAAGCATCTGGAGTCCATGCCCCCCTGGCAGGGTGGCGGCGACATGATCCTGTCGGTCACCTTCGAGAAAACGACCTACAACCACCTGCCCTACAAGTTCGAAGCGGGGACACCCCACATCGAAGGCGTGATCGCCATGGGTGCGGCGGTGGACTATATCAACGGCATCGGGATCGACAAGATTGCCGAGTATGAGGCCGCGCTGCTCGACTACGGCACCCAGGCTCTGGCGCAGGTGGATGGGGTCCATATCATCGGGACGGCGGCCCGGAAGGCGGGCGTGCTCTCCTTCACCATGGACTGCGCCCACCCCCACGATATCGGACAGATACTGGACGACAACGCGGTCGCCATCCGCGCCGGGCACCATTGCGCGCAACCCGTGATGCAGCGCTATGGCGTGGCCGCCACGGCGCGCGCGTCTTTTGCCGTGTACAATACGCGCGAAGAAATCGACGCCCTCGTGAATGCCCTCAACGAAGTGAAGAAAGTATTTGGCTGA
- the sufD gene encoding Fe-S cluster assembly protein SufD: MSEATLTPHDQYLADLTREPVNGQPDWFGLIRETGRAAFEASAFPHVKLEEWRHTNIAAISNNHFPIVATPGAVDAAQLEGLSLAQHGYHEVVFVDGYYSEALSTLGTLPDGVLLGSLYANLGSDVARAHLNQHAQNRSAYTALNTANVKDGALVYLPRKTVLDVPVHLLFISTASVQQAAHLRNVIALDESSEATVIATYASVGSASYLNNIVEEIALGPNSGLKYYKAVQEGAAGNHLSTTEFHQDRDSRLFSLVVSQEGKITRNQQCIRLAGPGAECALHGLYMNDGERLIDNALHIHHAVPNCNSRIAYKGILDGNSKSVFTGKVNVDQVAQKTDSDQLSNNLLLSDSATIDTKPQLEIYADDVKCTHGATVGAHPDPIIFYFRSRGIDEATARGMLTYGFADEIVAEIGPEAFRDRLQHYIFKKYSPQQ; this comes from the coding sequence ATGTCTGAAGCCACCCTCACCCCACACGATCAGTACCTCGCCGATCTGACCCGCGAGCCGGTCAATGGACAGCCCGACTGGTTCGGGCTTATCCGCGAGACGGGCCGCGCCGCGTTCGAAGCGAGCGCCTTCCCCCATGTCAAGCTGGAGGAATGGCGGCACACGAATATCGCCGCGATTTCCAACAACCACTTTCCCATCGTCGCCACACCCGGCGCGGTGGACGCCGCGCAATTGGAAGGCCTTTCGCTGGCACAGCACGGCTATCACGAAGTGGTCTTCGTCGATGGCTACTATTCCGAGGCGCTTTCGACCCTCGGGACATTGCCCGACGGCGTGCTGCTCGGCAGCCTCTATGCGAACCTGGGTTCGGACGTGGCCCGCGCGCACCTGAACCAGCACGCGCAGAATCGCAGCGCCTATACCGCGCTCAACACGGCGAACGTGAAGGATGGCGCGCTGGTCTACCTGCCGCGCAAGACCGTGCTGGACGTACCCGTTCACCTGCTCTTCATCAGCACCGCGTCGGTACAGCAGGCGGCGCATCTGCGCAACGTGATCGCGCTGGACGAGAGCAGCGAAGCCACCGTCATCGCGACCTATGCGAGCGTCGGCTCGGCGAGCTACCTCAACAACATCGTTGAGGAAATCGCTCTCGGTCCGAATTCGGGATTGAAGTACTACAAGGCCGTCCAGGAAGGCGCGGCGGGCAATCATCTGTCCACCACCGAATTCCACCAGGACCGCGACAGCCGCCTCTTCTCCCTCGTGGTGAGCCAGGAGGGCAAGATCACCCGGAACCAGCAGTGTATTCGCCTCGCGGGTCCCGGCGCGGAATGCGCATTGCACGGCTTGTATATGAACGACGGCGAGCGCCTCATCGACAACGCGCTCCACATCCACCACGCGGTGCCGAACTGCAACAGCCGCATTGCCTATAAGGGCATTCTGGACGGCAACAGCAAGTCGGTCTTCACCGGCAAAGTGAATGTGGATCAGGTCGCGCAAAAGACGGACTCCGACCAGTTGAGCAACAACCTGCTTCTTTCGGACAGCGCCACCATCGACACGAAGCCCCAGCTCGAAATTTACGCCGATGACGTGAAGTGTACTCATGGTGCGACCGTGGGCGCCCACCCGGACCCGATCATATTCTACTTCCGCAGCCGCGGCATCGACGAAGCCACGGCGCGGGGCATGTTGACCTACGGTTTCGCCGACGAGATCGTGGCCGAGATTGGCCCCGAGGCGTTCCGTGATCGCCTGCAGCACTACATCTTCAAGAAGTACAGCCCCCAACAGTAG
- a CDS encoding type II toxin-antitoxin system VapC family toxin, with product MYLLDSNVCVQYLKNAHPGIVSRIRHAEPGELVLCSVVKSELLYGARHSRMVQRNLTTLRDFFQPFQSLPFDDRCAEEAAQIRADLAVQGKPIGPHDILIAATARAHDAVLVTHNFGEFARVTGLRLEDWEV from the coding sequence ATGTATCTCCTCGACTCAAACGTGTGTGTTCAGTACCTCAAGAATGCCCATCCCGGCATCGTGTCGCGGATACGGCACGCCGAGCCCGGTGAACTCGTCCTGTGTAGCGTTGTGAAGTCGGAATTGCTCTATGGTGCCCGCCACAGCCGGATGGTGCAGCGGAATCTAACGACATTGCGCGACTTTTTTCAGCCCTTTCAAAGCCTTCCCTTCGATGATCGTTGCGCGGAGGAAGCGGCCCAGATCCGCGCCGATCTGGCTGTCCAAGGCAAGCCCATCGGGCCCCACGACATCCTCATCGCCGCCACGGCCCGGGCGCACGATGCGGTGCTGGTGACGCACAACTTTGGCGAGTTCGCGCGGGTTACGGGGCTGCGCCTGGAAGATTGGGAGGTTTAG
- a CDS encoding SUF system NifU family Fe-S cluster assembly protein, which translates to MSESRALYEQVILDHNRNPRNFKKLPDADKSVEGFNPLCGDHFTVHIKLDGEVIQEISFEGSGCAISKSSASVMTTVLKGKTRAEAEELFHRFHTMITSRPDAPLDEASLGKLQVFAGVREFPVRIKCATLAWHAVHSAIEGDAAPVTTEET; encoded by the coding sequence ATGTCCGAGTCCCGCGCCCTGTATGAGCAGGTGATCCTGGATCACAACAGGAACCCGAGAAACTTCAAGAAGCTGCCCGACGCCGACAAGAGTGTCGAGGGCTTCAACCCCCTGTGCGGTGATCACTTCACGGTGCATATCAAACTCGATGGCGAGGTTATTCAGGAGATTTCCTTCGAGGGTTCCGGCTGCGCCATTTCCAAGTCCTCCGCTTCCGTCATGACCACCGTGCTCAAGGGCAAGACCCGGGCCGAGGCGGAAGAGCTTTTCCACCGCTTCCACACCATGATTACGAGCCGTCCCGACGCCCCGCTGGACGAAGCATCGCTGGGCAAGCTCCAGGTATTCGCCGGCGTGCGGGAGTTTCCCGTGCGCATCAAATGCGCCACCCTGGCGTGGCACGCGGTGCACTCCGCGATCGAGGGCGATGCCGCCCCCGTGACCACCGAGGAAACCTGA
- a CDS encoding MotA/TolQ/ExbB proton channel family protein, translating to MRIASAWFLIALALWVSGAVAQENATPENVPTAPAPVEAAPLEPVSMDNAAVTVVDTATPEAAGQLTLMMMIEQGGFILWVIMGLGFIAFVLSVYYLLTLTPGREAPRTLVKRAHGMLHAGDLRGAYQMSQERDEYLAVVLRAGLKMSGHERFVIQEAMESEGERGATALWQKISYLNNIASLTPLLGLLGTVWGMMQAFGAIALQDAQVKSLTLAYSVSLAMITTAGGLLVAIPSLAVYFVLRGRVLKIISAVEAHASEFVELIVKENES from the coding sequence ATGCGAATCGCCTCAGCTTGGTTCCTGATCGCGCTGGCCCTGTGGGTTTCGGGCGCGGTGGCCCAGGAAAACGCCACACCTGAAAACGTCCCCACGGCGCCCGCACCGGTGGAGGCCGCACCTCTGGAGCCCGTCTCCATGGACAACGCCGCCGTCACCGTGGTGGATACCGCCACCCCGGAGGCCGCGGGCCAGCTCACCCTCATGATGATGATCGAGCAGGGGGGCTTCATTCTGTGGGTGATCATGGGCCTCGGCTTCATAGCCTTCGTGCTGTCGGTGTACTACCTCCTCACCTTGACGCCCGGACGCGAGGCCCCCAGGACCCTGGTGAAGCGCGCCCACGGCATGCTCCATGCCGGCGATCTACGGGGGGCCTACCAGATGAGCCAGGAGCGGGATGAATACCTCGCCGTCGTGCTGCGCGCCGGCCTGAAGATGTCCGGCCATGAGCGCTTCGTCATCCAGGAGGCCATGGAGAGCGAGGGCGAACGCGGGGCCACCGCCCTCTGGCAGAAAATCTCCTATCTCAACAACATCGCTTCCCTCACGCCCCTGCTGGGACTGCTCGGCACGGTCTGGGGCATGATGCAGGCCTTCGGCGCCATCGCCCTCCAGGACGCCCAGGTGAAGTCCCTCACCTTGGCGTATAGCGTGTCTCTCGCCATGATCACCACCGCCGGCGGACTCCTCGTGGCGATCCCGTCCCTGGCCGTGTACTTTGTTCTACGGGGCCGCGTGCTGAAAATCATCTCCGCCGTCGAGGCCCACGCCAGCGAGTTCGTGGAGCTCATCGTAAAGGAGAACGAGTCATGA